One Gloeobacter morelensis MG652769 DNA window includes the following coding sequences:
- the thrC gene encoding threonine synthase codes for MTAILPRSGANWPGLIEHYREYLPVDERTPVVTLREGNTPLIPLESIARRLGRSLRVWAKFDGLNPTGSFKDRGMTMAVSKAKEAGAQAVLCASTGNTSAAAAAYAARAGLRAYVLIPEGYVALGKLAQALVYGAEVIAIRGNFDQALAIVRTLAEHYPITLVNSVNPFRLQGQKTAAFEVCDQLGTAPDWLCIPVGNAGNITAYWMGFCEYAQRGRIAGRPILQGFEANGAAALVGGKVEPVAHPETVATAIRIGNPASGARALAAVRASEGAIRAVSDPEILEAYRILACEEGIFCEPASAAAVAGLLKYGHEAPTGGQVVCVLTGNGLKDPDRAIAVSAVEIAPGADPTASAVAKAMGF; via the coding sequence ATGACTGCTATCCTCCCGCGCAGCGGGGCAAACTGGCCCGGACTCATCGAGCACTACCGCGAATATCTGCCCGTGGACGAGCGCACGCCGGTGGTGACGCTCCGGGAGGGCAACACGCCTTTGATTCCCCTCGAATCGATCGCCCGTCGGCTTGGCCGCAGCTTGCGAGTCTGGGCAAAATTCGACGGCCTCAACCCGACCGGCAGCTTCAAAGACCGCGGGATGACGATGGCTGTGTCCAAGGCCAAAGAAGCTGGGGCGCAGGCAGTACTCTGCGCGAGTACCGGCAATACTTCCGCCGCCGCTGCCGCCTACGCGGCCCGGGCGGGCCTGCGCGCCTACGTGCTTATTCCCGAAGGCTACGTCGCCCTGGGTAAGCTCGCCCAAGCACTGGTTTACGGTGCCGAAGTCATTGCCATTCGCGGCAACTTTGACCAAGCGTTGGCGATTGTGCGCACGCTGGCCGAACACTACCCCATCACCCTGGTTAATTCGGTCAACCCGTTTCGGTTGCAGGGCCAAAAAACGGCTGCTTTCGAAGTGTGCGATCAACTCGGCACTGCCCCCGACTGGCTTTGCATTCCAGTCGGCAACGCCGGCAATATTACGGCCTACTGGATGGGTTTTTGCGAGTACGCCCAGCGCGGCCGGATTGCCGGGCGCCCGATTTTGCAGGGTTTTGAGGCGAACGGTGCAGCGGCGCTGGTGGGGGGCAAAGTCGAACCGGTGGCCCATCCCGAGACGGTGGCCACCGCCATCCGCATCGGCAACCCGGCAAGTGGCGCGCGCGCCCTTGCCGCGGTACGCGCGAGCGAAGGGGCCATCCGGGCGGTGAGCGATCCGGAGATTCTCGAAGCGTACCGGATACTCGCCTGCGAGGAGGGGATCTTCTGCGAACCTGCCAGTGCCGCCGCGGTGGCCGGACTGCTCAAGTACGGCCATGAAGCGCCTACCGGTGGGCAGGTGGTCTGCGTACTCACCGGCAATGGCCTCAAAGATCCCGACCGGGCTATAGCTGTCTCAGCCGTGGAAATAGCTCCTGGAGCGGATCCCACTGCTTCGGCGGTAGCAAAGGCAATGGGGTTCTAG
- the queG gene encoding tRNA epoxyqueuosine(34) reductase QueG, whose amino-acid sequence MAPTAAQIKSRALDLGFHKVGIARADALDGEGSARLIRWLAAGYAGEMGWMHDPRRRDIRQVLPGVRSVICVALNYNTPQGSPAPGQARISRYALGRDYHKVLSKPLKALARWIEVSDPGCRAIAYVDTGPIQEKAWAEAAGIGWIGKNACLITPEYGSWVFLGEILSTLDLEADNPHPNYCGTCTRCLSACPTAALVEPAVVDARKCLAYHTIENRTSELPAAIAERQHGWVVGCDLCQTCCPFNLRAERWGRYSEVADFAPRDPWNDITLDQLANLSDAEFERWSAGSAIRRVRAGGLRRNARSALGASGDSLAQAHRN is encoded by the coding sequence ATGGCACCGACGGCGGCGCAAATCAAATCGAGAGCCCTGGATCTCGGCTTCCACAAAGTTGGAATTGCTCGTGCCGATGCGCTCGACGGCGAAGGGTCGGCGCGGCTTATCAGGTGGCTTGCCGCCGGATACGCCGGCGAGATGGGCTGGATGCACGACCCGCGCCGCCGGGACATCCGGCAAGTTCTACCCGGGGTACGCTCGGTCATCTGCGTGGCCCTCAACTACAACACCCCCCAGGGTTCGCCCGCGCCCGGCCAGGCACGTATCTCGCGCTACGCTCTCGGGCGCGACTACCACAAGGTGCTTAGCAAGCCGCTCAAGGCCCTTGCCCGCTGGATTGAAGTGAGCGATCCCGGCTGCCGGGCCATCGCTTACGTCGACACCGGTCCCATCCAGGAGAAAGCCTGGGCCGAGGCGGCCGGGATCGGCTGGATCGGCAAGAACGCCTGTTTGATCACGCCCGAATACGGCTCCTGGGTTTTTCTGGGCGAGATCCTCTCCACCCTCGACCTCGAAGCCGACAATCCCCACCCCAATTACTGTGGTACTTGTACGCGCTGTCTTTCGGCCTGCCCGACTGCGGCCCTGGTTGAACCTGCTGTGGTCGACGCCCGCAAGTGCCTGGCCTATCACACTATCGAGAATCGCACTTCGGAGTTACCGGCAGCGATCGCCGAGCGTCAACACGGCTGGGTGGTGGGTTGCGACCTGTGCCAGACCTGCTGTCCGTTCAACCTGCGGGCTGAGCGGTGGGGCCGATACAGCGAGGTGGCTGACTTTGCACCGCGCGATCCCTGGAATGACATCACTCTCGATCAACTCGCCAACCTGAGCGACGCCGAATTCGAGCGCTGGAGCGCAGGGAGCGCCATCCGGCGCGTCAGGGCAGGCGGTCTGCGCCGCAACGCCCGCAGTGCTCTGGGAGCCTCCGGCGATTCATTGGCCCAGGCCCATCGAAATTAG
- the dut gene encoding dUTP diphosphatase, whose product MDSVRVAIQRLAHCFAFPTYAHPGDAGLDLFAAHAVPLSITPGRFARVPTGIALGLPVGYMAFVQPRSGLAARHGISVLNSPGLIDCGYRGEIQVLLINHSEVPVVVSRGDRIAQLVVLPVPQVQFFEVGALESSERQTGGFGSSGY is encoded by the coding sequence ATGGACTCGGTTCGTGTCGCCATCCAGCGCCTCGCTCATTGCTTTGCGTTTCCTACCTACGCCCATCCCGGCGACGCCGGGCTCGACCTGTTCGCCGCCCATGCAGTCCCCTTGAGTATCACTCCCGGCCGCTTCGCGCGCGTGCCCACGGGGATCGCCCTTGGTCTACCTGTGGGGTACATGGCCTTTGTCCAACCGCGCTCGGGCCTCGCTGCACGCCACGGCATCAGCGTGCTCAATAGCCCAGGCCTTATCGACTGCGGCTACCGCGGCGAGATTCAGGTACTGCTCATCAACCACAGCGAGGTTCCTGTCGTCGTCTCGCGCGGGGATCGTATCGCCCAACTGGTCGTGCTGCCGGTGCCGCAGGTGCAGTTTTTCGAGGTTGGCGCCCTCGAAAGCTCCGAACGGCAAACCGGGGGCTTTGGCAGCAGCGGCTACTGA
- a CDS encoding rod shape-determining protein — MGIFNRIRRDIGIDLGTANTCVYIAGQGVVLSEPSVVAFDRDSKKLLAVGEEARQMLGRTPGNITASRPLRDGVIADFDATELMLQHFIRKVVGKSLLAPRMVIGIPSGVTGVERRAVMEAAVQAGAKEVFLVEEPIAAAIGAGLPISEPVGSMIVDIGGGTTEVAIISLQGSVISESVRVAGDEMNEAIATYLKKLHNLVIGERTAEMIKIQIGSAFPYKGDDEQKLEVRGLHMLSGLPRTISIHATEVRESMSEPLSAIVEAVKRTLEQAPPELAADIYDRGIVLAGGGALLKGLDGLISHETGIAVHVAEEPLNCVVLGTGKILETNTLNRVFSGTFSGS; from the coding sequence ATGGGAATTTTCAACCGCATTCGGCGCGACATCGGCATCGACCTGGGGACAGCGAATACGTGCGTCTACATCGCCGGCCAGGGAGTGGTGCTCTCGGAACCCTCGGTGGTCGCCTTCGACCGCGACAGCAAAAAGCTGCTCGCGGTCGGTGAGGAAGCGCGGCAGATGCTCGGGCGCACCCCCGGCAACATCACTGCCTCCAGACCTTTGCGCGATGGGGTGATTGCCGATTTTGACGCCACCGAGCTGATGCTGCAGCACTTTATTCGCAAAGTCGTAGGCAAGTCGCTGCTCGCCCCGCGCATGGTGATCGGCATCCCGAGCGGTGTGACCGGGGTCGAGCGCCGGGCGGTCATGGAGGCGGCCGTGCAGGCCGGAGCCAAAGAAGTCTTTTTAGTCGAGGAACCCATCGCCGCCGCCATTGGGGCGGGGCTACCGATCTCAGAGCCGGTGGGCAGCATGATCGTCGATATTGGCGGCGGCACCACCGAGGTGGCGATTATCTCGCTGCAGGGCAGCGTCATCTCCGAATCGGTGCGCGTGGCGGGCGATGAGATGAACGAGGCGATCGCCACCTACCTGAAAAAGCTCCACAACCTGGTGATCGGCGAGCGCACCGCCGAGATGATCAAGATACAAATCGGTTCGGCCTTCCCCTACAAGGGCGATGACGAGCAGAAGCTGGAGGTGCGCGGGCTGCATATGCTCTCGGGTCTGCCGCGCACGATTTCGATTCACGCCACCGAGGTGCGCGAGAGCATGAGCGAACCGCTCTCCGCCATCGTCGAGGCCGTCAAGCGCACCCTGGAGCAGGCGCCGCCGGAACTGGCCGCCGACATTTATGACCGGGGGATTGTGCTGGCTGGAGGCGGCGCGTTGCTCAAGGGCCTCGACGGTCTGATCAGCCATGAGACCGGGATCGCCGTGCACGTCGCCGAGGAACCGCTCAACTGCGTGGTGCTGGGAACCGGCAAGATTCTGGAGACAAATACCCTCAACCGCGTCTTCAGCGGCACCTTCTCGGGCAGCTAG
- a CDS encoding ABC1 kinase family protein has protein sequence MLANFAPDWTRQREILGIFSRYGWGYMTNALQNKEDGSGEEPRLPLPKVLKEILIDLGPTFIKLGQLLSTRPDLLPPEYIKELSELQADVPPAPWEAVQQVLRSELIAPMESVFREFNPVPVAAGSLAVTYRARLMSGDVVAVKVQRPGIERTVESDIRILKGLADWFSSQSSWGKYYDAKALAEEFAASLLGELDFTREGKNTDSLRASLKGSPWFDSNRVVVPSVYWEHTTQRVLVLEWIEGKPILGLPLPEKAPELADLTVRTFFQQIYVDGFFHADPHPGNLFRLQPPEGAPLRLALLDCGMVGTLDPRTQQLLTEQLLAIVQEDPQRFAQLTLDLGQAVDNVNFARLQGEFDRLLRQYYNRSLAEINFGALLYDMLRVLRENGIRLPGNIGLYVKALANLEGVARSLDPDFNMVETVKPLITELFRRRLFGTAPLQEALRSALDLRELLLKFPRRFDLLLQGLTGETIQLRVQLSGWEPVQSSLQETGRRISMGLLSASLVLSGTLAFTLDTTGHAVWLGSILLVLGGLLGFGLVFGRRA, from the coding sequence ATGCTTGCCAACTTTGCACCCGATTGGACACGCCAGCGCGAGATTTTGGGCATTTTTTCCCGCTATGGCTGGGGCTACATGACCAATGCCCTGCAAAACAAAGAAGACGGTTCCGGCGAAGAACCCCGCTTACCCCTTCCCAAAGTTCTCAAAGAGATCCTGATCGACCTCGGGCCGACCTTCATCAAGCTGGGCCAACTGCTCAGTACCCGACCCGACCTGCTGCCGCCCGAGTACATCAAAGAGCTGTCCGAGCTGCAGGCGGATGTGCCCCCTGCACCCTGGGAGGCGGTACAGCAGGTATTGCGCTCCGAGTTAATCGCCCCGATGGAGAGCGTGTTTCGGGAGTTCAATCCGGTACCGGTGGCCGCCGGTTCTCTCGCTGTGACCTACCGGGCACGTCTGATGAGCGGCGACGTGGTGGCAGTCAAAGTTCAGCGCCCTGGCATCGAACGCACCGTCGAGAGCGACATCCGCATACTCAAAGGACTGGCCGATTGGTTCTCCTCCCAGTCGAGCTGGGGCAAGTACTACGACGCGAAGGCCCTCGCCGAAGAATTCGCCGCTAGTCTTCTTGGAGAACTCGACTTTACCCGCGAGGGCAAAAACACCGATTCGCTGCGCGCGAGCCTGAAGGGTAGCCCCTGGTTCGATTCCAACCGGGTGGTGGTGCCCAGCGTCTACTGGGAGCACACCACCCAGCGGGTGCTGGTCCTCGAGTGGATAGAAGGCAAGCCCATCCTGGGACTGCCTCTACCCGAAAAAGCCCCGGAACTGGCGGATCTGACGGTGCGGACTTTTTTTCAGCAAATTTATGTCGACGGCTTTTTTCACGCCGATCCGCACCCCGGCAACCTCTTTCGCCTGCAGCCGCCGGAGGGAGCGCCCCTGCGCCTCGCCTTGCTGGACTGCGGTATGGTCGGCACCCTCGATCCGCGTACCCAGCAGCTGCTTACCGAGCAATTGCTCGCCATCGTTCAGGAAGACCCCCAGCGCTTCGCGCAGCTCACCCTGGACCTGGGCCAGGCGGTCGACAACGTCAATTTCGCCCGGCTCCAGGGCGAATTCGACCGCCTGCTGCGCCAGTACTACAACCGTTCGCTGGCGGAGATCAACTTTGGCGCCCTGCTCTACGACATGCTGCGGGTACTGCGCGAAAACGGCATTCGCCTGCCGGGCAATATCGGGCTTTACGTCAAGGCCCTGGCCAACCTCGAAGGGGTGGCCCGCTCCCTCGATCCCGATTTCAACATGGTCGAGACCGTCAAGCCTTTGATTACCGAGCTGTTTCGCCGCCGGCTGTTCGGCACCGCACCGCTGCAGGAGGCGCTGCGCTCCGCCCTCGATTTGCGCGAACTGCTGCTGAAGTTCCCGCGCCGCTTCGATTTGCTGCTGCAGGGCTTGACCGGAGAAACTATCCAGCTGCGCGTGCAGCTGAGTGGCTGGGAACCCGTGCAATCGAGTCTCCAGGAGACCGGCAGGCGGATTTCGATGGGGCTGCTCTCCGCCTCCCTGGTGCTGTCGGGAACGCTTGCCTTCACTCTAGATACCACTGGTCATGCAGTCTGGCTCGGCAGCATCCTGCTGGTGCTGGGCGGCTTATTGGGCTTTGGGTTGGTCTTCGGACGCCGAGCGTAG